From Amycolatopsis sp. YIM 10, the proteins below share one genomic window:
- a CDS encoding SRPBCC family protein gives MGKVTATAERTIDAPVDKVRELVADYTARPNILTEQYHDYEVVEGGTGAGTVAKWKLQATSKRVRDVKATVSEPTPGTLVETDANSTMVTTWTVSEAGEGSLVRIETSWTGAGGIGGFFEKTFAPGGLKRIYDGVLENLEKAV, from the coding sequence ATGGGCAAGGTCACCGCCACCGCGGAGCGCACGATCGACGCGCCGGTGGACAAGGTGCGCGAGCTGGTCGCCGACTACACCGCGCGGCCGAACATCCTCACCGAGCAGTACCACGACTACGAGGTCGTCGAGGGCGGCACCGGGGCGGGCACCGTGGCCAAGTGGAAGCTCCAGGCCACCTCGAAGCGCGTGCGCGACGTCAAGGCCACCGTCTCCGAGCCGACCCCCGGCACCCTCGTCGAGACCGACGCCAACTCCACGATGGTCACCACCTGGACCGTGAGCGAGGCGGGCGAGGGCAGCCTGGTCCGGATCGAGACCAGCTGGACCGGTGCGGGCGGCATCGGCGGCTTCTTCGAGAAGACCTTCGCGCCCGGCGGGCTCAAGCGCATCTACGACGGCGTGCTGGAGAACCTCGAGAAAGCGGTCTGA
- a CDS encoding ABC transporter substrate-binding protein, with product MRRTFRLAAVLAAATLGLTACGGGDNAAAPAESKGGAPIVLASFNFTDSTILAELYGNALEAKGYPVERKLNLGSRELIYPSLQKGELHFLPEYQGAAIVNGFNQTAPKDAASEHAKLTELFAPSNIGLLNYAPAENKNTYLVKADLAQQQGLAKISDLKKLPNVIVAGGPECEKRTTCFAGIRDTYGVNATFQAVQEAGPRVEQLRSGAVTVIPVDSVNPLVADPAFKALEDDLSIVPTENVVPAVAKKVLDERGPDFAAVVNAVSAKLTTEELRGLNKLVDSDGELPADVAKEWLTNQGLI from the coding sequence ATGCGCAGGACATTCCGACTGGCCGCCGTGCTGGCCGCCGCGACCCTCGGCCTGACCGCCTGCGGTGGCGGGGACAACGCCGCCGCGCCCGCCGAGAGCAAGGGCGGCGCGCCGATCGTGCTCGCGTCCTTCAACTTCACCGACAGCACCATTCTCGCCGAGCTGTACGGCAACGCGCTGGAGGCGAAGGGCTACCCGGTGGAGCGCAAGCTGAACCTTGGCTCGCGCGAGCTGATCTACCCGTCGCTGCAGAAGGGCGAGCTGCACTTCCTTCCCGAGTACCAGGGCGCGGCGATCGTGAACGGGTTCAACCAGACCGCGCCGAAAGACGCCGCCTCCGAGCACGCGAAGCTGACCGAGCTGTTCGCGCCGTCGAACATCGGGCTGCTGAACTACGCGCCGGCGGAGAACAAGAACACCTACCTGGTGAAGGCGGATCTGGCGCAGCAGCAGGGCCTGGCGAAGATCAGCGACCTGAAGAAGCTGCCGAACGTGATCGTGGCCGGTGGGCCGGAGTGCGAGAAGCGGACGACCTGCTTCGCCGGCATCCGCGACACCTACGGGGTCAACGCCACCTTCCAGGCGGTGCAGGAGGCCGGGCCGCGGGTGGAGCAGCTGCGCTCGGGCGCGGTCACGGTGATCCCGGTCGACTCGGTGAACCCGCTGGTCGCCGACCCGGCGTTCAAGGCGCTGGAGGACGACCTGTCGATCGTGCCCACCGAGAACGTGGTGCCCGCGGTGGCGAAGAAGGTGCTCGACGAGCGCGGGCCGGACTTCGCCGCGGTGGTCAACGCGGTGAGCGCGAAGCTGACCACCGAGGAGCTGCGGGGCCTGAACAAGCTCGTCGACTCCGACGGTGAACTGCCCGCCGACGTCGCCAAGGAATGGCTGACCAACCAGGGCCTGATCTGA
- a CDS encoding ABC transporter permease, with product MRAPFAAQSDRPLFEWRWIERNADNIVTRFTEHLSLTATALGIGLVLSIGLAVLSLRWRWFYPVALSAAGALYVIPSLGAFALLVPFTGLSFTTAVIPLATYTLLILVRNIVTGVRQVPSEVREAAIGMGFTRANLLFKVELPLALPVVIAGLRVAAVTTIGLVTVTSMLGMGGLGFFIRQGIQTTTPNPTAIIVGIGLSIVLAVLVDLLLWLSERALAPWTRKARA from the coding sequence GTGCGAGCCCCTTTCGCTGCGCAGAGCGACCGGCCCCTGTTCGAATGGCGCTGGATCGAGCGCAACGCGGACAACATCGTCACGCGCTTCACCGAGCACCTCTCGCTGACCGCCACCGCGCTCGGCATCGGACTCGTGCTCTCCATCGGACTGGCCGTGCTTTCCCTGCGCTGGCGCTGGTTCTACCCGGTCGCGCTGAGCGCGGCCGGCGCGCTGTACGTCATCCCGAGCCTCGGCGCCTTCGCGCTGCTCGTGCCGTTCACCGGGCTTTCGTTCACCACCGCGGTGATCCCGCTGGCCACCTACACCCTGCTCATCCTGGTCCGCAACATCGTCACCGGCGTGCGGCAGGTGCCGTCCGAAGTCCGCGAAGCCGCCATCGGCATGGGCTTCACCAGGGCGAACCTGCTGTTCAAGGTGGAACTGCCACTGGCGCTGCCGGTGGTCATCGCCGGGCTGCGGGTGGCCGCGGTGACCACCATCGGCCTGGTCACCGTCACCTCCATGCTCGGCATGGGCGGCCTCGGCTTCTTCATCCGCCAGGGCATCCAGACCACCACGCCGAACCCGACCGCGATCATCGTCGGCATCGGCCTGTCCATCGTGCTCGCCGTGCTGGTCGACCTGCTGCTGTGGCTGAGCGAACGCGCACTCGCGCCCTGGACGCGGAAGGCCCGCGCATGA
- a CDS encoding ABC transporter permease: MNVFDQLAAWLGQPDRWSFTDPSGIPYRTVEHLTFSLLSLAVAAVLTIPLALWLAHYRKAAFLASSAVNIGRAVPSFGLIILFWFLASRWEVDTTFWPLLIALVALALPPLFTNTYAGVTTLDQAPVDAARGTGYTEAQIMLRIELPLALPVVLAGARVAFLQLVATVAIGAIVNDGGGLGRYIVDGFAQGAGGYGEILGGGIAVIVLALVCEGVFSLITRFAVPRGLRLTNELPSRAKATIS, translated from the coding sequence ATGAACGTCTTCGACCAGCTCGCCGCCTGGCTCGGGCAGCCGGACCGCTGGAGCTTCACCGATCCGTCGGGCATCCCGTACCGCACGGTCGAGCACCTGACCTTCTCGCTGCTGTCGCTGGCCGTCGCCGCGGTGCTGACCATTCCGCTCGCGCTTTGGCTGGCGCACTACCGCAAGGCCGCGTTCCTCGCCTCCAGCGCGGTGAACATCGGCCGCGCCGTTCCGAGCTTCGGACTGATCATCCTGTTCTGGTTCCTGGCCAGCCGCTGGGAGGTCGACACCACCTTCTGGCCGTTGCTGATCGCCCTGGTCGCGCTCGCGCTGCCGCCGTTGTTCACCAACACCTACGCCGGCGTGACCACGCTCGACCAGGCACCGGTCGACGCGGCGCGCGGCACCGGCTACACCGAGGCGCAGATCATGCTGCGCATCGAACTTCCGCTGGCGCTGCCGGTGGTGCTCGCCGGTGCCCGCGTGGCATTCCTGCAGCTGGTGGCCACCGTGGCGATCGGCGCGATCGTGAACGACGGCGGCGGCCTCGGCCGCTACATCGTCGACGGGTTCGCGCAGGGCGCCGGTGGTTACGGCGAAATCCTCGGCGGCGGCATCGCGGTGATCGTGCTGGCGCTGGTCTGCGAGGGCGTTTTCTCGCTGATCACCCGGTTCGCCGTGCCGCGCGGACTCCGGCTCACGAACGAGCTGCCGAGTCGCGCCAAGGCGACCATTTCCTGA
- a CDS encoding aromatic amino acid lyase, which yields MISAPEDLDAAAIVAVAEGKRVELAPELLASVAANRAVVLDALTAAARPVYGVNTGMGRMVDVVLSAEEQAGHQRRLLIGRAVGGPPWLPERDVRALFAVRLRGMLLPSTGASAEAVGFLVDRLGDGFVPAVPREGVGCAGEILPLSHAFQTFAGIGWMLDGQAAADALADRGVAPYLPGPKEGLTFIQGAPIATMHAILRGAEANQVVDRFAAAEFPVRPGTVQPPVSVRVGARATAHARRVLAELAEEVERALVVTDSPAYLDGEFVSTDVFHGSDLGLRMDAVSAALAHLGEIGVQRLHRLLDERFSGLNPQLAVTPGPQTGLTPLHKRAVGELHALRRLATPATLGSIDTSNGQEDVQAFACAAGEQLREAVERLLVITACEHIGLAQAVFLRGEPNGLIEPLTEDRPLGPELEALVRKWSPWRDSAARS from the coding sequence ATGATCTCCGCGCCCGAAGACCTCGACGCCGCGGCGATCGTCGCTGTGGCAGAAGGGAAGCGCGTCGAACTCGCGCCCGAGCTGCTGGCTTCGGTGGCGGCGAACCGGGCCGTGGTGCTCGACGCGCTGACCGCCGCCGCGCGGCCGGTCTACGGCGTGAACACCGGCATGGGGCGCATGGTGGACGTGGTGCTGTCGGCCGAGGAACAGGCCGGGCACCAGCGGCGGCTGCTGATCGGACGGGCCGTCGGCGGGCCGCCGTGGCTGCCGGAACGCGACGTCCGCGCGCTCTTCGCGGTGCGGCTGCGGGGAATGCTGCTGCCGTCCACCGGTGCGAGCGCCGAGGCGGTGGGGTTCCTGGTGGACCGGCTCGGCGACGGGTTCGTCCCGGCCGTGCCGCGCGAGGGGGTCGGTTGTGCGGGCGAGATCCTGCCGCTGAGCCACGCGTTCCAGACGTTCGCCGGGATCGGGTGGATGCTCGACGGCCAGGCGGCCGCCGACGCGCTCGCGGACCGCGGTGTCGCGCCGTACCTGCCCGGCCCGAAGGAGGGACTGACCTTCATCCAGGGCGCCCCGATCGCCACCATGCACGCGATTCTCCGTGGTGCGGAAGCGAACCAGGTGGTGGACCGGTTCGCGGCGGCTGAGTTCCCGGTCCGTCCGGGCACCGTGCAGCCGCCGGTTTCCGTGCGCGTGGGCGCCCGTGCCACCGCGCACGCCCGGCGGGTGCTCGCCGAACTGGCCGAAGAGGTCGAGCGCGCGCTGGTGGTCACCGACTCGCCCGCCTACCTGGACGGCGAGTTCGTCTCCACCGACGTGTTCCACGGCTCGGACCTCGGACTCCGGATGGACGCGGTGAGCGCGGCGCTGGCGCACCTCGGGGAGATCGGTGTGCAGCGCCTGCACCGCCTGCTCGACGAGCGCTTCAGCGGGCTGAACCCGCAGCTCGCGGTGACGCCGGGGCCGCAGACCGGGCTCACCCCGTTGCACAAGCGTGCGGTCGGGGAACTGCACGCACTGCGACGGCTCGCCACGCCCGCGACACTCGGCTCGATCGACACTTCCAACGGCCAGGAGGACGTGCAAGCGTTTGCGTGCGCGGCCGGGGAGCAGTTGCGCGAGGCCGTCGAGCGGCTGCTGGTGATCACCGCGTGTGAGCACATCGGACTGGCGCAGGCGGTTTTCCTGCGTGGGGAACCGAACGGGCTGATCGAGCCGCTGACCGAGGACCGGCCGCTGGGCCCGGAACTCGAAGCGCTGGTCAGGAAATGGTCGCCTTGGCGCGACTCGGCAGCTCGTTCGTGA
- a CDS encoding ornithine cyclodeaminase family protein: MTSVWLRYLNAADIDSLGVTGADIVGAVEDVLADHGNDRVVFEPRTHLVPDNGGKGHFNVLRGHLSSQQVSGVKVVGDFVTNFERGLPSEMALILLLDPDTGMPRAIVDGTMITDARTGAMTAVGAKYLARQDSRVLGHIGARGTAWWNVVLLDSLFDFAEIRVTSKRPESREAFGEKLSAHLGKPVRVLDNAAETLDGADIMVEASRLTEPEALVRKEFLRPGSFLVPYGTISALELDLLDAIDKVVVDNWRESRSGNPKFGALRPQLNAGLLTEDRVHAEIGDVVAGKRPGRERDDERILFWHRGLSTTDLSVANMILKRAEAADVGTMLPYR, encoded by the coding sequence GTGACCTCGGTCTGGCTGCGCTACCTCAACGCCGCCGACATCGACTCCCTCGGGGTGACCGGCGCGGACATCGTCGGCGCGGTCGAGGACGTGCTCGCCGACCACGGCAACGACCGCGTGGTCTTCGAGCCGCGCACGCACCTGGTGCCGGACAACGGCGGCAAGGGTCATTTCAACGTGCTGCGCGGGCACCTGTCCTCACAGCAGGTCAGCGGGGTCAAGGTGGTCGGCGACTTCGTCACCAACTTCGAGCGCGGCCTGCCCAGCGAGATGGCGCTGATCCTGCTGCTCGACCCGGACACCGGGATGCCGCGGGCCATCGTGGACGGCACGATGATCACCGACGCGCGCACCGGCGCGATGACCGCGGTCGGCGCGAAGTACCTGGCGCGTCAGGATTCCCGCGTGCTCGGGCACATCGGCGCGCGCGGTACCGCATGGTGGAACGTGGTGTTGCTGGACTCGCTGTTCGACTTCGCCGAGATCCGGGTGACCAGCAAGCGGCCGGAGTCGCGGGAGGCGTTCGGGGAAAAGCTGAGCGCGCATCTCGGCAAACCGGTGCGGGTGCTCGACAACGCCGCGGAAACCCTGGACGGTGCCGACATCATGGTCGAAGCCTCGCGGCTGACCGAGCCGGAAGCGCTGGTGCGCAAGGAGTTCCTGCGACCGGGCAGCTTTCTGGTGCCGTACGGCACGATCAGCGCGCTGGAGCTGGACCTGCTCGACGCGATCGACAAGGTCGTGGTGGACAACTGGCGCGAATCCCGGTCAGGCAACCCGAAGTTCGGCGCGCTGCGGCCGCAGCTCAACGCGGGACTGCTGACCGAGGACCGGGTGCACGCCGAAATCGGTGACGTGGTGGCGGGCAAGCGACCCGGCCGCGAGCGCGACGATGAGCGCATCCTGTTCTGGCATCGTGGACTGTCCACAACGGACTTGTCGGTGGCGAACATGATCCTGAAGCGCGCCGAGGCCGCCGACGTCGGCACCATGCTGCCGTACCGATGA
- a CDS encoding YbaK/EbsC family protein has translation MTTWTIAGSLSVEPATQRTDLLAEPVAKALAAIEHEVGVASIDPELADTAAFCEAYGSPLAASANCVVVSGKRAGEVRYAAAMVLATTRADVNNVLKRRLDVRKASFAPMAEAVELTGMEYGGITPVGLPEGWPILVDKAVAEASELVIGSGIRGSKLLVSGALLASLPGAEVIEGLGKPVGP, from the coding sequence GTGACCACTTGGACCATCGCCGGTTCCCTTTCGGTCGAACCGGCCACGCAGCGTACCGATCTGCTCGCCGAGCCCGTGGCCAAGGCACTGGCCGCCATCGAGCACGAGGTCGGTGTCGCCTCGATCGATCCCGAACTCGCCGACACGGCCGCCTTCTGCGAGGCCTACGGCTCCCCGCTCGCCGCCTCCGCCAACTGCGTGGTGGTCTCCGGCAAGCGCGCCGGTGAGGTCCGCTACGCCGCGGCTATGGTGCTCGCCACCACCCGTGCGGACGTGAACAACGTGCTCAAGCGCCGCCTCGACGTGCGCAAGGCCAGTTTCGCGCCGATGGCCGAGGCGGTGGAGCTGACCGGCATGGAGTACGGCGGCATCACTCCGGTCGGGCTGCCGGAGGGCTGGCCGATCCTGGTGGACAAGGCCGTGGCCGAGGCATCCGAGCTGGTGATCGGCAGCGGCATCCGCGGGAGCAAGCTGCTGGTGTCGGGCGCGCTGCTGGCCTCGCTGCCCGGCGCCGAGGTCATCGAAGGCCTTGGCAAGCCGGTCGGCCCGTGA
- a CDS encoding DUF2516 family protein yields the protein MPLIAGWIVDIIHWAGVVAGAFAFLHSLTQRADAYTAADRKTKPIWMAITGGSTAAMALFGFYGPGMIFWLAGLVASLVYIVDVRPKLIEVQRGGHNW from the coding sequence GTGCCGTTAATCGCAGGGTGGATCGTGGACATCATCCACTGGGCCGGGGTCGTGGCTGGCGCGTTCGCCTTCCTGCACTCGCTGACCCAGCGGGCGGACGCCTACACCGCGGCGGACCGCAAGACCAAGCCGATCTGGATGGCCATCACCGGTGGTAGCACCGCGGCGATGGCGTTGTTCGGCTTCTACGGACCGGGCATGATCTTCTGGCTGGCCGGCCTGGTGGCCTCGCTGGTCTACATCGTGGACGTCCGGCCGAAACTGATCGAGGTCCAGCGCGGCGGCCACAACTGGTGA
- a CDS encoding helix-turn-helix domain-containing protein, protein MDKVADIASDIGEYIRQQRNSAKISLRQLSKLAGVSNPYLSQIERGVRKPSAEILQQIAKGLRISAEALYVQAGILDLPKGGPVGDAIRADPELTERQKQVLLDVYESFRRENHVENHAAGTATKPPATAGEDSTSKE, encoded by the coding sequence ATGGACAAGGTCGCGGACATCGCTTCCGACATCGGCGAATACATCCGGCAGCAGCGCAACAGCGCGAAGATCTCGTTGCGCCAGCTGTCGAAGCTCGCCGGCGTGTCCAACCCGTACCTGAGCCAGATCGAGCGCGGGGTACGCAAGCCGAGCGCGGAGATCCTGCAGCAGATCGCGAAGGGCCTGCGCATCTCCGCCGAAGCCCTCTACGTGCAGGCCGGGATCCTCGACCTGCCGAAGGGCGGGCCGGTCGGCGACGCCATCCGCGCCGATCCCGAGCTCACCGAACGGCAGAAGCAGGTCCTGCTCGACGTGTACGAGTCGTTCCGCCGCGAGAACCACGTGGAAAACCACGCGGCGGGCACGGCCACCAAGCCACCAGCCACCGCTGGCGAAGACAGCACCAGCAAGGAGTGA
- the tgmC gene encoding ATP-grasp peptide maturase system methyltransferase, translating to MALDRSQALAARLRRAGVLTERAWLDAFEAVPREVFVPRFFTASGDGWRAVSAGDDGWLDQVYSDQVLVTQLDGDDSAWERARADGPVPGTPTCSSSMPTIMAIMLEELRTGDHARVLEVGTGTGYNTALLCHRLGDANVSTVDVDPALVRTATAALGRVGHHPECVTGDGARGLPGSAPFDRVLCTCAVSAIPPDWVAQTRPGGLIVTTLNRPIGAGLVRLVAEEGTLAHGRVLAKDGRFMPLRAHRLADPAQLLSGLQDAEARETRRTSLPVSAVLSPSSPLEFFASLELEGVLPAYSGDAGVVYLVHPDGSWVRHAEQHGKLVVSQGGPRNLWDLAEQARVRWRKLGKPGRARFGVTVDGDRQEFWLDNASSQHRWQLGSVL from the coding sequence ATGGCACTGGACCGGAGCCAGGCGCTGGCCGCTCGCCTGCGGCGGGCCGGCGTGCTGACCGAGCGCGCCTGGCTCGACGCCTTCGAAGCGGTGCCGCGCGAGGTCTTCGTGCCGCGCTTCTTCACCGCGTCCGGCGACGGCTGGCGCGCGGTCTCCGCGGGCGACGACGGCTGGCTCGACCAGGTCTACTCCGACCAGGTGCTGGTCACCCAGCTCGACGGCGACGACTCGGCGTGGGAGCGGGCGCGGGCGGACGGCCCGGTCCCCGGCACGCCGACCTGTTCGTCCAGCATGCCGACGATCATGGCGATCATGCTGGAGGAACTCCGCACCGGCGACCACGCGCGGGTGCTGGAGGTCGGCACCGGCACCGGGTACAACACCGCACTGCTGTGCCACCGCCTCGGCGACGCGAACGTGTCCACTGTGGACGTCGACCCGGCGCTGGTGCGCACCGCGACCGCCGCGCTCGGCCGCGTCGGTCACCACCCGGAGTGCGTCACCGGTGACGGCGCGCGCGGACTGCCCGGCAGCGCGCCGTTCGACCGCGTGCTCTGCACCTGCGCGGTGTCCGCCATTCCGCCGGACTGGGTGGCGCAGACGCGACCGGGCGGGCTGATCGTCACCACGCTGAACCGGCCGATCGGCGCGGGCCTGGTGCGGCTGGTCGCCGAGGAAGGCACCCTCGCGCACGGCCGGGTGCTGGCGAAGGACGGCCGCTTCATGCCGTTGCGCGCCCATCGGCTCGCCGATCCCGCCCAACTGCTGTCCGGGCTGCAGGACGCCGAAGCCCGCGAAACGCGCCGGACCTCGCTGCCGGTCTCCGCGGTGCTGAGCCCGTCGAGTCCGCTGGAGTTCTTCGCCAGCCTGGAGTTGGAAGGCGTGCTGCCCGCCTACTCCGGCGACGCGGGCGTGGTCTACCTGGTGCACCCCGACGGCTCGTGGGTGCGGCACGCCGAGCAGCACGGCAAGCTGGTGGTTTCCCAAGGCGGGCCGCGGAACCTCTGGGACCTCGCCGAACAGGCACGCGTGCGCTGGCGCAAGCTCGGCAAGCCCGGACGCGCGCGCTTCGGCGTAACCGTGGACGGCGACCGGCAGGAGTTCTGGCTGGACAACGCGAGCAGCCAGCACCGCTGGCAGCTAGGCAGTGTTTTGTAA
- a CDS encoding AAA family ATPase, with protein MLDLKICPACGDRGDHPVTTKAELSCVRCGHRWPFRRLPLFALTGPSGAGKSTVGPRLAEKLGGRVVALEQDVLWTGVLRENSPDGYGHGAFRSTWLRMAAMIHQSGRPVVLCGTVAPPEFEPLPERAYFDRIHYLAFVAEPDALARRLRARPAWREWDEPRIAEMLEFNDWLRASAATLDPPVELFDTTHASIDDAVDHALTWIETRLPDSA; from the coding sequence GTGCTAGATCTGAAAATCTGTCCGGCGTGTGGTGACCGGGGCGACCACCCGGTCACCACCAAGGCCGAACTGTCCTGCGTGCGCTGTGGTCACCGCTGGCCGTTCCGTCGATTGCCGCTGTTCGCGCTCACCGGGCCCAGCGGCGCCGGTAAGTCCACCGTCGGCCCCCGGCTGGCCGAGAAGCTGGGCGGCCGCGTGGTCGCGCTGGAGCAGGACGTGCTCTGGACCGGCGTGCTGCGTGAGAACTCACCCGACGGCTACGGCCACGGCGCGTTCCGCTCCACTTGGCTCCGGATGGCCGCGATGATCCACCAGAGCGGGCGCCCGGTGGTGCTCTGCGGCACGGTGGCGCCGCCGGAGTTCGAGCCGCTGCCCGAGCGCGCCTACTTCGACCGCATCCACTACCTCGCCTTTGTCGCCGAACCGGACGCGCTGGCCCGGCGGCTGCGCGCGCGACCGGCCTGGCGTGAATGGGACGAGCCGCGGATCGCCGAGATGCTGGAGTTCAACGACTGGCTGCGTGCCTCGGCGGCCACGCTCGACCCGCCGGTGGAGCTGTTCGACACCACCCACGCGAGCATCGACGACGCGGTCGACCACGCGCTCACCTGGATCGAGACCCGCCTACCGGACAGCGCCTAA
- a CDS encoding zf-TFIIB domain-containing protein encodes MICPKCQNQLRTLNKNGVHLEQCTGCRGIFLDAGELEQIVAAEGSYYSQGAPPAYAPGGHMPRHGDSPKPYRHGHGDSPRPYGGHGGHGYSDSPRGYRGGHGYGDSPRAYGGHGHKRRKSFLEGLFD; translated from the coding sequence GTGATTTGTCCGAAGTGCCAGAACCAGTTGCGGACGCTGAACAAGAACGGCGTCCACCTCGAGCAGTGCACCGGCTGCCGCGGCATCTTCCTCGATGCCGGCGAGCTGGAGCAGATCGTCGCGGCCGAGGGCTCCTACTACAGCCAGGGCGCGCCGCCGGCGTACGCACCGGGCGGGCACATGCCGCGCCACGGTGACTCGCCGAAGCCCTACCGTCACGGCCACGGCGACTCGCCGCGCCCGTACGGCGGACACGGTGGTCACGGTTACTCGGACTCGCCTCGCGGCTACCGCGGCGGGCACGGGTACGGCGACTCGCCGCGTGCCTACGGCGGGCACGGGCACAAGCGCCGCAAGAGCTTTCTCGAAGGCCTCTTCGACTGA
- a CDS encoding VOC family protein: protein MTAEVPAFGSVVLDCADAPELSAFYAKLLDWPDAEGGEHWRTLSNPAGGPKIEFQRVADFRAPEWPSAKKPQQFHLDLTVTDLAAAHERAVHLGARLLDDTNDREGKGFRVYADPAGHPFCLCAC from the coding sequence ATGACCGCCGAGGTACCCGCGTTCGGCTCGGTTGTGCTCGACTGCGCGGACGCGCCCGAACTGTCCGCCTTCTACGCCAAGCTCCTCGACTGGCCCGACGCCGAGGGCGGCGAGCACTGGCGGACCCTGAGCAATCCGGCGGGTGGGCCCAAGATCGAGTTCCAGCGGGTGGCCGACTTCCGCGCGCCGGAGTGGCCGTCGGCGAAGAAGCCGCAGCAGTTCCACCTCGACCTGACCGTGACCGACCTGGCCGCCGCGCACGAGCGCGCGGTCCATCTCGGCGCCCGCCTGCTCGACGACACCAACGACCGCGAGGGCAAGGGCTTCCGCGTGTACGCCGACCCGGCCGGTCACCCGTTCTGTCTCTGCGCGTGTTGA
- a CDS encoding CGNR zinc finger domain-containing protein has translation MRTTAEADVTLVLDFLNTLDVEESTDELDDAGTWRAWVSARDLRPSPLAEARSARESLRALVGDADARPGEVGVPVRISVTATGPLLLADSAVGSVLAAATRLSLLGEFSRIKICPADNCRWAFYDRSRNRSRSWCSMSACGNREKARAWRQRSAQT, from the coding sequence GTGCGCACCACCGCGGAAGCCGATGTCACGCTGGTGCTCGACTTCCTGAACACGCTGGACGTCGAAGAGAGCACCGACGAACTGGACGACGCCGGCACGTGGCGCGCCTGGGTTTCCGCGCGCGACCTGCGGCCGAGCCCGCTGGCCGAGGCCCGCTCGGCGCGGGAGTCGCTGCGCGCGCTGGTCGGCGACGCCGACGCGAGGCCCGGTGAGGTCGGCGTACCGGTGCGGATCTCGGTGACCGCGACCGGCCCGTTGCTGCTCGCGGACTCGGCGGTCGGCTCGGTCCTCGCCGCGGCGACGCGGCTTTCGCTGCTGGGGGAGTTCTCGCGGATCAAGATCTGCCCGGCGGACAACTGCCGGTGGGCGTTCTACGACCGCTCGCGGAACCGCTCGCGCTCGTGGTGCTCGATGAGCGCGTGCGGGAACCGGGAAAAGGCCCGCGCCTGGCGGCAGCGCAGTGCTCAAACATGA